A part of Chanos chanos chromosome 9, fChaCha1.1, whole genome shotgun sequence genomic DNA contains:
- the stac3 gene encoding SH3 and cysteine-rich domain-containing protein 3, translated as MAQYDQLEDKDSLDIHDNPPAPDNVVKEDDNTVYFVYDEEVEEEEAPPAPTPEPVILVNDRPHKFKDHYCKKPKFCDVCARMIVLNNKFALRCKNCKTNIHHQCQSYVEFQRCFGKIPPGFRRAYSSPLYDQEINNPGQTNRTDPVFETLRVGVIMANKERKKGSEDKKNMMMMMMEEEDAQQPKENEEGGEVKQDGDKKDKTATDDKNKKQQQTFSQSHYYVALYRFKAIEKDDLDFFPGDRITVIDDSNEEWWRGKIGEKTGYLPMTYIIRVRAGERVFKVTRSFVGNREMGQITLKKDQIVVKKGEEVNGYLKVSTGRKLGFFPADLLQDITPS; from the exons ATGGCTCAATATGACCA ACTAGAAGATAAGGACTCACTGGACATCCATGACAATCCTCCAGCTCCTGACAATGTGGTAAAAGAGGATGACAACACT GTATATTTTGTTTATGATGAAGAggttgaggaagaggaggcccCTCCCGCTCCCACCCCTGAGCCGGTGATACTGGTGAATGACAGACCACACAAGTTTAAAGACCACTACTGTAAAAAACCCAAGTTTTGTGACGTCTGCGCTCGAATGATTGTCC TCaataataaatttgctttgcGGTGCAAAAACTGCAAGACGAACATTCATCACCAGTGCCAGTCCTATGTAGAGTTTCAGCGGTGCTTCGGTAAAATA cccCCAGGTTTCAGACGAGCATATAGCTCTCCTCTATATGACCAGGAGATTAATAACCCTG gccagACAAACCGTACTGATCCAGTGTTTGAAACTCTGAGAGTTGGAGTAATTATGGCAAACAAGGAGCGCAAGAAAGGctcagaggacaaaaagaaT atgatgatgatgatgatggaggaGGAAGATGCCCAGCAGCCCAAAGAGAATGAGGAGGGTGGAGAAG TGAAACAAGATGGAGACAAGAAGGACAAGACAGCCACGGATGACAAA AATAAGAAGCAGCAGCAGACGTTCAGTCAGTCTCATTACTACGTGGCCCTCTACCGTTTCAAAGCCATCGAGAAAGACGACCTGGACTTTTT TCCTGGGGATCGTATCACAGTTATTGACGACTCTAATGAGGAATGGTGGAGG GGTAAGATTGGAGAGAAGACAGGTTACTTGCCCATGACTTACATCATCAGAGTACGTGCAGGAGAGCGGGTCTTTAAGGTGACACGATCATTTgtgggaaacagagagatgggcCAGATCACACTCAAGAAAGACCAG ATAGTGGTGAAGAAGGGAGAGGAAGTGAATGGGTATCTGAAGGTGAGCACTGGTCGTAAACTGGGCTTCTTCCCTGCCGATCTGCTACAGGACATCACTCCATCCTGA